A segment of the Geitlerinema sp. PCC 9228 genome:
GAATTTTCCCTAGCCAACTCCCTGGCCTGGGGAATGCCCTGGCTGTCGCGGACCAACTGGAGAGCTTGCTCGATATCGTTCTCTTGGGAAAATTCCCGTTCGATCAATACTTCTAAATAGGGTTGTTCCGGCAAAGCATAAAGAACGGGAGCGGTTAAATTGCCGCTTTTGAGGTCCGAACCTGCCGGTTTGCCCAAAGATTCCATAGAACCGGTGAAATCCAAAATGTCGTCTACGATTTGAAAGGCCAAACCGAGATGGCGTCCGTACTGATATAAATATTCCGCCATTTCTGGAGAAACGCCGCTGAGAACCCCTGCTGCTTTCGTACTGTTGGCAATTAAAGAAGCGGTTTTGTAGTAGCTTTTGTTCAGATAATCGTCAATGGATAGGTCTTTGCTAAAGCGGCTCAGCCCTTGCTGGATTTCCCCTTCCGCCAAATCCATAATTACCTCTGACAGAAGTTTGACCACCTCTAGATTGTCTAGATTGGCGAGATACCAGGAAGACTGGGCAAATAAAAAGTCTCCGGCTAAAATGGCTACCCGGTTGCCAAAGTGGCTGTGTACTGTGGGAATGCCTCGCCGGAGTGCTGATTCGTCTACCACATCGTCGT
Coding sequences within it:
- the sds gene encoding solanesyl diphosphate synthase, which encodes MTSATSLLSPVEADLRLLTDNLKQLVSARHPILHAAAEYLFGAGGKQLRPAIVLLASRATMPAEEITLRHRRLAEITEMIHTASLVHDDVVDESALRRGIPTVHSHFGNRVAILAGDFLFAQSSWYLANLDNLEVVKLLSEVIMDLAEGEIQQGLSRFSKDLSIDDYLNKSYYKTASLIANSTKAAGVLSGVSPEMAEYLYQYGRHLGLAFQIVDDILDFTGSMESLGKPAGSDLKSGNLTAPVLYALPEQPYLEVLIEREFSQENDIEQALQLVRDSQGIPQARELARENSQKAVEYISHLEAGQPRQVLIDLANYVVSRLS